Proteins encoded within one genomic window of Bradyrhizobium sp. 186:
- a CDS encoding IS4 family transposase has protein sequence MDGEAGAWFDRELAGCSLADERLNKRLRKLVAQIGSAMGESIPLVCQDWANTKAAYRFFSNDRVSEADILAGHFQSTRERTIATGGAVLVLHDTTEFSYRREDSDAIGITKSINSGRDKAGRLRSHTVCGILMHSSLAVTTEGLPLGLTAVKFWTRKKFKGTAALKKKINPTRVPIEKKESVRWLDNVRQSTELLRDPGRCIHIGDRESDIYELFCAAREAGTHFVIRTCVNRLAGDGDHTIADEMDEVAVKGLHRIDVRNNNGDPDEAVLEIRYRKIRVLPPIGKQKRYPALILTVIHAEERVTPKNRKKIEWKLITDLPVGSRADAIEKLEWYALRWKIEVFHKILKSGCKAEESKLRTAQRLTNLISVFCILSWRVFWMTMLNRAAPGALPTLALTATEIALLDRLVNDKPQARRKTLSHYLAKIARLGGYLARAHDPPPGNTVMWRGLSRLTDIALGAIVGAEIVGN, from the coding sequence ATGGACGGAGAAGCAGGCGCATGGTTTGATCGTGAGCTCGCGGGCTGCAGCCTTGCCGACGAGCGCCTGAACAAGCGGCTCCGCAAACTGGTGGCGCAGATCGGGAGCGCCATGGGAGAAAGCATTCCGCTGGTTTGCCAGGATTGGGCCAACACAAAGGCTGCCTATCGTTTTTTCTCCAACGACCGGGTCAGTGAGGCGGACATTCTGGCAGGCCACTTTCAATCGACGCGTGAGCGCACGATTGCCACAGGCGGTGCTGTTCTGGTGCTCCATGATACAACCGAGTTCAGCTATCGAAGGGAGGACTCAGACGCGATCGGGATCACCAAGAGCATAAACAGCGGCCGGGACAAGGCCGGCCGCCTGAGATCGCACACGGTTTGCGGCATCCTGATGCACTCGAGCCTGGCGGTAACGACCGAGGGGCTGCCGCTTGGACTGACGGCCGTCAAATTCTGGACCCGAAAGAAATTCAAGGGGACTGCCGCGCTTAAAAAGAAGATCAACCCGACGCGCGTTCCCATCGAGAAGAAGGAGAGCGTCCGATGGCTGGATAATGTCCGGCAATCCACAGAGCTGCTGCGCGATCCGGGACGATGCATCCATATCGGTGATCGCGAGAGCGACATCTATGAGCTGTTCTGCGCGGCTCGCGAAGCTGGAACGCATTTCGTGATCAGGACTTGCGTTAATCGCTTGGCTGGGGATGGGGATCACACGATCGCCGACGAAATGGACGAGGTCGCCGTCAAAGGACTGCATCGCATCGACGTCAGAAACAACAACGGCGATCCCGATGAAGCCGTCCTTGAGATCAGATATCGCAAGATTCGCGTCCTGCCGCCAATTGGGAAGCAGAAGCGCTATCCTGCGCTGATCTTGACGGTGATCCATGCCGAAGAGCGCGTAACGCCGAAGAACAGAAAGAAGATCGAGTGGAAGCTGATTACAGATCTGCCTGTGGGCTCACGCGCCGACGCAATCGAGAAACTCGAATGGTATGCCTTAAGATGGAAAATCGAAGTCTTCCACAAGATCCTCAAATCGGGCTGCAAAGCTGAGGAATCGAAGCTCCGGACCGCCCAGCGTCTGACCAACCTGATCTCTGTCTTTTGCATCCTCAGTTGGCGGGTCTTCTGGATGACGATGCTCAATCGCGCAGCTCCAGGGGCGCTACCGACTCTTGCGTTGACCGCAACTGAAATCGCCCTGCTCGATCGACTCGTGAATGACAAACCGCAAGCTCGACGGAAAACCCTCTCACATTACCTGGCCAAGATCGCCAGGCTCGGCGGCTATCTCGCCCGCGCCCACGATCCTCCGCCCGGCAACACGGTCATGTGGCGCGGGCTATCGCGCCTGACCGACATCGCGCTGGGGGCCATAGTCGGTGCAGAAATTGTGGGTAATTGA